The DNA sequence TTCGTctcgacttgctctaaagaagtcgggaacgaggATTAGTtggcagataagcactcatttgaatgagtaactgcccctagaatctctctaatcACTTCCACAAGTCATAtcttaacttccctaagataaagggacggttatcaccctaaaaaagtggcactacttcaacggtggttattggttcaccactataaatacactgacacctcttAGGTATcgctaagtcccaatactctctaggcctgctcacacccttgctgacttaggcatcggagtgtctttgcaggcaCCACCCCCATTCGttcatactcacaagtcggacggaggccctcAAGACGCTGACCCGCACGAAGGCTTCCttcctcagacgattgggccaacccagcgagtccagcccaacaatctccggttacccatcgtaacaataATATATGACACTTTACATACTTTTCAATGGTAATTTGATCATTTATATGTAATCCGTCTTTCATATTTCTAATTCTAATTCAAGTCATCTTGATGTAACTTTTTCTACAATCATTGATCCTCGGTGTAACTCCAAATTGACGTAGGTATTAAACTTCCATGGCCTCGTGATTAGTCATGGTGGTTCCTGTAACGGCAAAACCATCTATCGGAATACCTAGAATTAGAGTAATATTTTCCAGCGTAACGGTGCACTCATCAATCGGAAGATGAAAAGTGTGAATATCGGAATGCGATCTTACTACTAGAGCTGTTATCAAAGTCTATTGACATTGGATTACTCCAATTTGAGACCCGTGATAAAATCCAGTGGCTTGTAGAACAAGCTCGACTATCAAATTGTATGCATTCGATCAGTGAcgaatccaaaaaattttgaCAGTGGGacaaaatatacataatataataataatttttataattgtcttctcatattataaaatataattactcTTTAAATGATCTAACTgacaaattaaaaaactaaaacaataaatcaaaataataacaaataatttataattccATTTTTTTTGActtcatattttaaaaagattgaataatatttttattttcaatataatCTAATATCTCTCTTTCAATATATGTCattaaaaattcatttaaaaagtGAAGAACAAAAGAACAATATCCAAAATTCCTAATTCAAAATAAGTCGATACACACAATTAATAAGTcactcaaattaattttcaacagCAATAAAAAAGTGAAGAACACAATAATATCCTAAatttcaattcaaaataagttaataCACAGTTACACAAATAATTAACAAACAGAACAATAAAAGTATCACGTATGATACCAATTTAGCAAGACTCCAAACAAAATGTTATATCTAAGCAATGAAACAAGCATATCATAGATCAATGAATGTACCAAGATGGCAAGACTCCAGGAAGCAACAGCAAACAGCGGTGCGACGCCCAACAGGCAGTAGAGACGAACAGACTCACTCGAGAGGCTGAAGGGTAAAGAGTGAAGAGTGGAGCTGAAGAAGTGCGATGCGGCCAATGCTTGAAGTAACAGGCTGGAGATGATGGAGTGGCAAGAGACGAAGTGGCGACAGACGCAAACGGAGTGGCGAGATATGTCATCAAAAAGGAACGTAGAAGTGCAGAACGAGAACAGCAATAGAGGCGTGGAGCAACGATGTAAGAAAAAATGCTAAGTTTGGAGGATTGGAGTGGGGCAGAACTGgagagaaagaaaattgaaaaaaaaggaagaatttAAGGGTGgggtcaaaattaaatttatagtgGGGACAATTAACTTTATTATTGAGAGTCACtaagtaatatttaaaattttactagGAGCACTTGCTCCACTTCTGTATGATTAAATCCATCCTTATATCCGAtaaattcatatagataggtcTCAAAACTCGTATACcttattaaaaatggacaaataataacttaaattatCTTAGATAATTAATCATATATAACCTAAAACACTTATTACAAACATGAACAATATAAAAGATATCCTAAACCACTATACTAAACTAACCTTTAAAATAAACTAACtaatgtaaataataaaattattcactaaattaatttttaagttaattatcattataaataattttgttacacatatatacaccgatgtaaaataattaattatacttttacATAAACTGTGAATAATAAATAATTCCATTAGCTATCTTATTAACATTGTCATATgcttaataaattaaactaacaattctaatttatattctcatataaaataattaatcaaattgTTCACAAATCTCAAATTAAActgtaataattaatttagtaacgttgcttcattaaattattaaacactAACgctaaataaaaactaacaaatattCTACTATGTAttattatcaataaaattaaCCAATAAATTCAATACTAATTACTATTTTGTTTAAACAAATACATTTAATAAACTTATAAAATTAATCTACTCGTTAGGCAAAGGTTAACTTTACTCTACACgcacaaaatattatttttaatataaactaactatacacatatatataactaatattatatctagccaatgagtaatagctcaaatggcatagtctccacatactcaattaagaggttgcggattcgagtctcctatctttggtattaaaaaaaaaaaaaaaaacctaatatTATATCTATCTAAAATCATAATGGTAAGAACCGAGCCGATGATCAAATCAATCAGACTATTAGTTCACTAGTTTATTAATTCAACCGATAAATTATTGGTTAAATCGATAAAATCGATCTCatataaatgaaaaatataaaataatacaaaatttaacaaatttaaaatatatatcttcAATATTTTAAGAACGACCAAGTCTCAAATTTTAAAGACAACTAATATAAAGATAGACATAAAATTAGTTAATGttactacaatagtatcttaatttgacataataaaaataacaattcataatattaataaattttaatactagtatcaaaacagataactttAATCACAACACTAACATTGAAAtagataaagtaaattaataaacttttagtaaaatttatatttctattaataatgataaataattaaaaaatataattaattcaaaaaatagagaatacaaaatttaaattaaattagatatttataaaattatttaattcaaaattttactatataattagtGTTTGTCATATATAATATTAGAAAACACAATAACAGAGTGATAACTAGGAGACATTGTAAACAAGAGGTCCCATTGGCTCTACCACAGGTTGACAAGTGGCACGCTGATCACAGATAGAGGTACGTTGCTATGGAGCACCATAGAATGGTAAGTTACCAAACCGAACTGGTTGGATCGATTTTTGTcggttttaattaaatttgaccGATTTTTTCAATTTTGATCGGTTTATgtcagtttttatttttaaacggTTCAAAAGACTAACTAAACCGATTGATAATCCAATTTATCGATGTTTTAGTCAAACTGACTAATTCGATTCAGTTTTTACAACTAtgtctaaaatattattttaatactacCATTTAATCTATAAACATCATCAAATATACAAAATtactatattaatatttaaatcaaaaaaaattaaaataaatacttacaTAATGTGATTGATTGAAATAGTTAATAATGTGAAGTTCAAGagaataaacttttttaatttattttctaaggcATTGTGTGATTTTGGTTAATAAAATGATGGTTTATGGAGGTACTTGCTGTGCAAAAGATGAAGAAAGAAATGAAACTATAAAAGTGAGAGTGAAAGTTCAGTTCAGTTCAGCATCGAGGAGGgatagaagaaagagaagaggagccTCTCACCCATCAGAATGGTTGCATGTGTGACACGTGTCATGTACCTCAAAACCAAGGATCCGATTTTAGTGTGCCCCTCTCTATCGTCCGACTTCCTGTACTTTCTACCTTATCTGTCTAATTGATCTAAGCCACAAAACCAAGGCTAGGTTTTATGGTTCAAATCTCCATCGTCCTATCTTCGTAAATTTAAATTTGACCTTCAATCTGACCATTCGATTTGAGTCAATACCAACCTTCGATTTGTGGCACCCTTAAATCGGATGGTCTGATTTGTTGTTAGCCatcattcaaaattttatatCCCTACACATACAATGAGCCAATAACAATGAATAATACCACTATTTTTTCaatatgtaaattaaaaaaagcGATTAAAGacattgaaacaaataaaattaatgtaTTTGATATTCTagatttttaataactaaatcatATTATATGTACacaaaaatcagtcactaaaattagccattaatataaaatatgttaCAATATAAatgtacattaaaaataaattaaaccacacatatatttatacataaatatattaataactatttttaatgtacaaataatatttttgtaattcaaTGATTCTTACACTATCatttcaattgctttggaaacTAAAAAAGTATCCAGACATTATAATATCAACACGCATCTGGTGTAGTAGtatctaggggtgttcaaaaccaaTACAAACCGAACAAAACCGACGAACCgaataaaaaaaatcgaaaatcgAAATAACTGAAAACTGAAATAACCGAAAAATTATGTTTTTGCAGTTTTTTGTTCGGTTTGGATCGGTTTTCGATTTTGGTTGAGAAAActtaaaccaaaccaaaccgaaccggtatataaataaaacatttaaattACCCTAACCCTAATGTGAAGCCCATTCATTCAACCTCACCTCACGCTGCAGCAATGTTTTGAAAATCGGTTCGGACCGGCAGGTCAAACCGGTCGAACCGTGAACCGAACACAAAAACAATTCGAACAATCAGTAAAATTGTAAAATTTGAAAATCGAAATTGAACCGGTGAACCGGCCGGTAACCAGTCAGTCGAACCGAACCGTGATCCGGCCGGTTTTTTGGCTGGGCAGCAAAACGCTGCCGTTCCACTCACTGAGGCAATTAGCCAGCCCTAACTGCATCCTCCCGTGCCAGATCTAGCATTCCAGACTCTAGAGCGCCGTTTCAATCTCATCGAGCTCCAGAGCGCCCCTCACCTCCGTCCAGCCACCGTCTGCGCGCTCACTTCCCCTCCATCGCGCAGCAGCCATCGCAACCTTCGAAGCCTCCGTCGCGCAACCTTCGAAGCCTCCATCGCGCAGCAGCCATCGCAAACTTCGATGCCACCGTCTACTCCACCACTCTTGCATGCTCTGTCTCCCTCGGTGTCTCTCGGTGTCTCTGTCTCCCTTGGTCACTCGGtgtctctgtctctgtctctcggTGTCTCTGTCCCCCTCCGCAACCACAGTCTCTTGCATGTTctctaggtaattttttttattaactatgaaTTTATGATTGAACTCTGATATAGTGAAGCTCTGTCAACTCTGAACTTATGATTTACTGAAATAGTGAAGCTCTGTGAACTCTGATTCAAGTCATTCAACTGTGAACTGATATGGTGATATAGTGATTGAATAATTGTTTTTTTGTGAACTGTGAAGTGTGAACTGATATAGTGATATAGTGATTGAATAATTGATTGAATAATTGTTTGCCTGTTTCAACTGAACTAAGTTACTGATTCAGAACTGTGAACTTTGTATTGTTATTGGATTGTATTGTTATTGGAATGGATTGTTATTACCTGTTTGCCTGTTTCAATTGAATAATTGGATTGGATTGTATTGTTATTGGATTGCTGGTAATGTTTAGGTATGTATTGTTATTGTATTGTTATTGGATTGCTGGTAATGTGTAGGTATGAAtgaataattattgttagttaaTTATTTCTGTTCCCCCTCTTCCTCAGGATCTGCTCTGCTCTGTTCTAGGCTTCTAGATTTCTTTGTTATtggaatttgattttatttctggTTAGGATTGGTGATCTGAATCTTTTATTTGAAAATTATCTTTTGGTTCtttgattttcaagttgcttgctgCTTCAATTTGAGGGGATTCTGAATTTTGGTTTAAACTGTGATTGAAGGTTCTTTGGTTTGGGTATTCTTCACTTTCCTGGAAGCTTAGCTTTTAATTCGTTGAGATCAAATTATTGTTTTCAACCTTGGTGATTTTTAGATATTCTTTTTGGTTGCTTTCTTTTTAAATGTTTCAATTGGTGTTATTGTATTGTTGCTGTGATTTAAATGTTCTTTttgattctttctttttctcaaaTGCCTAGTCAATGCTTGATTGAATTCTACTGGGTTTCATCCGAACAGGTTCGAATCCCTCTGTCtctgattttcaatcttcacttcCTTTTCTccaaattagggttagggttttccaATTTCCCACTATCAACAATCCAAGACACTCGATTGAACTCAGCAGCAACTAAAATGGAAGAGCAATCAGTAGTAAACGGCATCGTTTCAGGTTCAAGCAGTTCCAGAACGACACAGGAGCTTGCAATGGAAGGCCAGAAGTACCTCGAAGAAACCATAGAGTACGCTTTTCAGATCCTATCTTCCATGAACGACGAGCTCTGCAACCCCGTTTTGTGGTCCATTGCTTCTCCGTCTGCAGCTTCCTCAGCTTCCCCGCTTCACCATAACAACGGTCCTTCTTCTCACTCTTCCAACGGTGGCGCCGGAGATGCTGCCTCCGATAACTCCAACCACCATGCTGAGAGTGGTGCCGTTGGTGGAGGAGCTGGTGCTGGTGGCGCACTCGAAGAGGCAAGGTTTCGCTATAAGAACGCTATTGCTTCTCTTCGAAACGTTCTCGAAGCAATTCCCAATTCTCAAAAggtacattttttttttgttttcagaaTTTGAAGACAAACCATTTTTATGTATGTGACAGTTGCATATAAATTAAACTCTTATTTATtccatatattttaatttttggcaCATGCATGGTTTGGATAGGGATTAAGATTTTAGAACTGTCAGAATACTATGGTAATTGTTGTTCATAGAGTACTGAAAATGATCCATCTGGCTGAAGGATTAACGAATGATTATCTCAAGTAAAGTGGTTAGTTAATTCTAAGTGTATGAAATATTCATATGATATCAAGTTAGTTAATCATTGAGTGGTTTCAAATATTTTCTCACAAGAGTTTCAAACTTATGCATTCATgtgttttatatataattttttccatGACTATGATAAACACTGGTGTGATAGTGATCTTACTAAAGGATAAAACAACAGAACCATAGTTGTAGAACTATAATATATCACCTTCACTGAACTTGTTTCTTGTATATTATCATGTCATCTGCCGCAATTTGAACCATGCAGTGTGAAATGAAGTTTAAAGGATATTGGCATGCAAACTTGCATATTCTTTATTGTGAACTTTACAACTTTTTGTCTAGGgatgtttttttctcttttcccaTCAAACTAAATAGGTCGGTATTACAGGCAAAATCATTTGACACTGGTTCAACTGATAGTCCAATGGAATTGGATGATATGGAAATTGAGAAATTGGAGGAGCGAGCCTCTTCTCTAAGAAAGGTAAGTTGCAGCGAAGTTTTTATATGTTTCTATAAACTTTGAtctatttttatgataaatatttCAACTCCTGAACATTGAAATTGTCACTTTGGGCTCAAATTTTGTGTATTGGGGGATCCATGTTATGTCAGCTAAGTTTACTGGAAGCTATTTTATTCTTCTAGGGGCTTGCCAATCTAACTGGTTAATACTGCTGAAACAACTTAATTGGGTTAATAAATTTAGCTTGCTGAAACAagctattttgtttttcaaattatatttattgTGTTTAACATTTCAATATCTGTTCGTTAATATAGGAGCTTGCCAACAAGAACATGCACCTAAAGATACTCATTGATCAACTGCGTGATCTTCTCTCTGATATATCAACGTGGCAAAGTCCTTATTCAACCTGAAGATTAGGATGAACTCTTAAATTTGAGGGTAGTATCATGAAATGAAAACCTGAGTTCAGAGTACAGTAAATGCTAATTATGCCTCTTGATATTCTAACACTTGAAGTTGCATAGTGATCACAAAAGGGATCTTTTCCTTCCCattcatttatttgattttgagaaATATTTGATTAAGGGATGGGAAAGTGTGGCTGAGGCTTGTGTACTAGTGGCAAATATGTTTGCCTCTTAGAGAGACACACCAAGCGTGATCCTAGTGGTTGAAAAGAGCTTCTAGTGTAGTGTGTGAGTGGGTGTGTATGAACCAAAAAAAAGAGGATGGGAAAGTGCTTACATAGTTTAGTGATAAAAAATCTTCAAGTTTAAGAGAAAAGATCTCCCTCTTCTTTACTTGAGTTAAGAAAATAAAGGATAAAGGCCTTTCTCTACTTTGAGAGAGGAAATTGTTgggatttcaaatttaaaaaaaaaaaagaaaaaaaacaccaAGATGAGATTGGTGTCCATTGATTCTTACTCTCTATAAAGTGAAAGAATCTATACCTACCATCTTCTTTACTTTCCCTTTATTTCTTTCATGCCTCTGATTTCTAAACATGATCCTAAGTCCTAACAACCTTCTTTTTTCAATGTTGTGTAGCAGGATTTCTGGTCTCACGGTTCTCGTGTCATTCTTTAGCGGAATTCTTTGTTTTCCTCTATCCTCAGAAACAAAAATGCTAAGcgcataaaaaaaaaatcagccactaaattAATCATCATATAATTTTGTATAAATatgtgttttttaatttattttcagtatgtattttatattttattataaaatttatattatagttAATTTAGTGTCTTGTTTTTTGTGTAAGTAGCATGGTTGCTTTGAAAAATATGCGACCCTTAACATTTCTAGGACACTCAAAGGGATGATTTTTATTATACTGCAGATAATACATTCTTTCTTTACTGTTTCTTCTCTACTTGGGAGTTAAAGAATAGGttttgtaaataaatattatGAATTTCTGATAAGTACTTCTATATAAcccttgaatttttattttataaattgccTCCTTTTCAGGCAAGATTATCGTTGTCAACTAACTTTTCAATGCCCAATTACAAGACCAATAAAAGCATCTTCAATGTCCAATTACACAATCCTATACAAttcaattaaatatatcaaatcaaacaCAATTTAAACATGAGTTtaacataataatatatataaaatttttaatatataaattaaaataaaatgaattagaGTTATTTacacaatttatatatatatatataaatatttaattaaattttttttcgcagATCCTTGTGAGTTAGGTATATCAATCCTGCCCCCATCCCCATCCCATCCCCTTTTTTTAAAGTGTTACTATCTTTTTTTACTGATACTAATCTCAGTTACTGTAGATGTcaaaaataatatccaaaaaatatctTATTGGAGTTGCTCTAGGGGTGTTTGCCGTTTGATTTGAAAAGGAAGTTCACTCAACCCAAATGAAATTTTTGACACTATGGAATCAAACCAAAATTGGTCgttttcattaataataataataataataataataataataataataataataataataataaatggcagaaaatcatttgcatgaaaaaCAGAAGGAACTCAATAAAATCGTGGTGCTTCATTTATAATATGATTTGTACTTTGTACAAGAACACTAAAATTTTTCTACTGCTAACTTTAACCACTAACCAAACCATTACTCTTGGAGTAAACGTTtgaagaaataaaaacaaaatgaaccTTTCTTCACACACAAGATAACAGACCACATTGGCACACACCCTTCCCTACTATTGAAACTTCAGTTTCAATATCTTAACACCAGAACAATCTCACAACCTATAATAATCAATAATTAGATAAAAGATAACCACActtgtcctttttttttttccttgtatTACTGGTATCAATTGTGAATTGAAGTTCTAGTAGTGAGGGAGGATCTCATATCAACAATAGCTTGATGGCTTCTTTGCTAGCTCTTATGAACCTTGAAACAGCTCCCTTTACATATCCATGAGCTTCCTTCACACTCATCTTCTTGCTCATTTCGTCGGGGAAACTGCTCAAGAAGTGGTCACCATTGAGAAACCACCTCGCTCTGAAACTCGGATAGCTTGCCGTCTTCTTTACATCCGGTAGAGTCACTAGAACAAACATACCAcacaatcttaattcaattacTACATGATGCCACATACATGAAGGAACTTGAAAATTCGAAATGATACCTGGGCAATCTGTTCTTGGGGAACTTAACTCCCCAACGAGTCAAGAAGTTAGATGAAAGGTTGAACATCTTCTTTATGGTGGCAGGGATGGAAGAGTGCTCAAACTCGGAGTTTTGGGTAGGTCCTTTGGTCCTACTTACAACTACAAAACCAGATGAGTGTAGTACATTAGTTGACATTTCAAACTAATCATGGGTAGCTTGAAGTTTAAGATTCCAACATATacaatcaaaacacaaggaaaagGACAAAAGCATATATAGGCTCTAGAAAATCAACCAATGGAATTGGGTTCAAGCATATATAGCTTGATCATGCATGGTTACATGGAAATGTTTTGGATCTTCAAGATGTGTTCGACGAGACATGCATCATGGTTTTAGGATATGATCCTAATAAGAGTCTCTCAATTGAGGAGTCCATATTCTATAGACACATAGTTCCAAGAAGTGCTTGGAAGTTTCAAGAATGGCTTCAAATTGGTGAGGAGAAGATGACAAAAGCATGCAATATATTCATGCATTGCAACTAAGCGCCAAGAGTTAAATGAATGCAACAAAAGTGCTATGATAATGATGGGTGAAGAAAAGGGCAAAATGGTCCATGATGATAAGTTTCTAAGAGATGCTCTATTCAATCTTTTTGTAGCTGGAAGAGATACCATAACTTGGGGTCTTACATGTTGCTACACACCCATTAGTTGAGGCCAAATTTTAGGGATGGAGGATGTGAAGAAGCTAGTTTACCTACATGGTGCTCTATGTGAAACGTGACACACTTCCGAGTGGTCATTGTGTTAAtccaaattcaattataattattatgttatatatattttgcccccactatcaaaattttctcGATCCGTCACGGATTGCAGGTGTGGACTTCTCAAATGCAGTGTTGGACCGTGTTAACTTTGGGAATGCGAATCTTGAAGGAGCTGTGTTTAAGAACACAGTGTTGTCAGGGTCTACTTTTGATGATGCTAAGCTGGAAGATGCAGTGTTTGAGGACACTATCATAGGTTACATTGATCTTCAGAAGCTATGCACAAATAAAACCATAAGTGATGAAGGCAGAGCTGAGCTTGGTTGTCGATCATGACAAAAATCTGGATAGTCTTGTAGATGAATGCTACATCCAAAAAACAAATAAACTGCGAttatttcccttttttttttttatctccagTAAAATGTTATAAGGTATTATCCGATTTTAGTTTTAAACAAGGAGTTGAAGATAGCctcatttttttagttattaatttggaGGATGTGGTATGCATAAATATAGATGATGGGtgtgtttttaaataatatattttttttttctaatttgaaATACAAATTGGAGGCACCTCTTTAGGGTGACTTAGAAAACTTAGGCTCCGATTTGTACAGTGATAATTCAAATTCGGAGGGTGGCAAATTGAAGCCTAcgatttgagaatttttttttttttttttatgaaggtTGAAAAATTGGTAGGTTAGTTTTGaggtttaataaaatttaaaaaaattaaaaaaaccccATTTTTGAACCAAAATTAGTGTATGAATCTGTGTTTAGTacgaaaaaaatttataaaaataaaaaaagatttatatgtttggatatttaaaaaaaaatacaaaataattattatgttaagaaatttataaaattattatcaaaattaaagtttaacttaaaaatagtaagtaataattattttacacttttttaaataaaataattatacattgatacagaatttaaaataaaattaaaatatttatattagaatcCTATTTTTTCAAAGACTTTTCTATAAACAACATTGATGGTTGAATTTGTAGATATTCCTACGTGAT is a window from the Arachis hypogaea cultivar Tifrunner chromosome 17, arahy.Tifrunner.gnm2.J5K5, whole genome shotgun sequence genome containing:
- the LOC112764160 gene encoding mediator of RNA polymerase II transcription subunit 30; its protein translation is MEEQSVVNGIVSGSSSSRTTQELAMEGQKYLEETIEYAFQILSSMNDELCNPVLWSIASPSAASSASPLHHNNGPSSHSSNGGAGDAASDNSNHHAESGAVGGGAGAGGALEEARFRYKNAIASLRNVLEAIPNSQKAKSFDTGSTDSPMELDDMEIEKLEERASSLRKELANKNMHLKILIDQLRDLLSDISTWQSPYST